One window of the Strix uralensis isolate ZFMK-TIS-50842 chromosome 3, bStrUra1, whole genome shotgun sequence genome contains the following:
- the LOC141940872 gene encoding pantetheine hydrolase VNN2-like isoform X1: protein MLPSQTLLHTAVFALTVLQALASDTFIAAVYEHAVILPAAAAEPVSPEDALALMNKNMDVLEEAIKEAAQQGAHIIVTPEDGIYGWRFTREAIYPYLEDIPDPAVNWIPCTDPTRFAPTPVQERLSCMARNNSIYVVANIGDKKLCNSSDPGCPSDGRYQYNTDVVFDPEGKLLARYHKYNLFRRETQFNYPKEPEAITFETSFGKFGIFTCFDILFHEPAVVLVSELQVDTVLFPTAWMNVLPFLTAVEFHSAWAMGMGVNLLSANTHNISLAMTGSGLFTPEGPAAYHYDSGTEEGRLLLAELSARPRLSPTYPPAVNWSLYATSIKKFPEEKDTFSGAVRRDIFTFSELRRKAGNYTVCQGVLCCHLVYRMLNKSKDEVYVLGAFDGLHGSLIKYHWQICTLLKCKSTDLSTCGQPVETAQTKFEMFSLSGTFDTNYVFPEVLYSGVQLAPGEFKVLRDGRLKSKHGTSQPLVTATLFGRLYEKDLPHPLRTSPYNVTP, encoded by the exons ATGCTCCCTTCCCAGACTCTCCTGCACACTGCAGTGTTCGCACTCACAGTCCTTCAGGCCCTTGCCTCTGACACCTTCATTGCAGCCGTCTACGAGCATGCAGTCATCCTGCCAGCTGCTGCCGCTGAACCTGTCTCTCCTGAGGATGCTTTGGCCTTGATGAACAAAAACATGGATGTCTTGGAAGAAGCCATCAAGGAAGCTGCCCAGCAG GGTGCCCACATCATTGTGACTCCTGAAGACGGCATTTATGGCTGGCGTTTCACAAGAGAAGCCATCTACCCCTACCTGGAGGATATCCCTGATCCGGCAGTGAACTGGATTCCCTGCACCGATCCCACAAG ATTTGCTCCAACACCAGTGCAGGAACGACTCAGCTGCATGGCCAGGAATAACTCCATCTATGTAGTTGCAAATATCGGGGACAAGAAGCTGTGTAACTCCAGTGATCCTGGCTGTCCCAGTGATGGTCGCTATCAGTACAACACTGATGTCGTCTTTGACCCAGAGGGGAAATTGTTGGCTCGTTATCACAAG TACAACCTGTTTAGAAGAGAAACTCAGTTTAATTACCCCAAAGAGCCAGAAGCCATCACTTTTGAGACCTCCTTTGGAAAGTTTGGCATTTTCACTTGCTTTGACATCCTTTTCCATGAGCCTGCCGTGGTCCTGGTGAGCGAGTTGCAGGTGGACACCGTGCTTTTCCCCACAGCTTGGATGAACGTCCTGCCATTTCTGACTGCAGTTGAGTTTCACTCTGCCTGGGCTATGGGCATGGGTGTCAATTTACTTTCAGCAAATACTCACAACATCAGCTTGGCAATGACAG GCAGTGGGCTGTTCACGCCGGAGGGACCTGCCGCTTACCATTATGACAGTGGGACTGAGGAGGGACGTCTCCTGCTAGCAGAGCTGAGTGCACGCCCCCGTCTTTCACCCACCTACCCCCCCGCTGTCAACTGGAGCTTGTATGCCACAAGCATCAAgaaatttccagaagaaaaagacacattttcGGGGGCTGTCCGGCGGGATATATTCACTTTCAGTGAACTCAGGCGCAAAGCTGGAAATTACACCGTTTGCCAAGGAGTCCTCTGCTGTCATTTGGTCTATCGGATGTTAAACAAGAGCAAAGATGAAGTTTATGTCCTGGGTGCATTTGATGGACTTCATGGTTCTCTCATAAAATACCATTGGCAG ATTTGCACGCTGCTCAAGTGCAAGAGCACAGATCTGAGCACATGTGGGCAGCCGGTGGAGACGGCTCAGACCAAGTTTGAGATGTTCTCCCTCAGTGGCACATTTGACACCAACTATGTCTTTCCAGAAGTCTTGTACAGTGGGGTGCAGCTGGCCCCTGGGGAGTTCAAG GTGCTACGTGATGGACGTTTGAAAAGTAAGCACGGCACATCGCAACCACTCGTAACAGCAACGCTTTTTGGAAGGCTTTATGAAAAGGACCTGCCACATCCTCTGCGAACCTCCCCATATAACGTAACTCCTTAG
- the LOC141940872 gene encoding pantetheine hydrolase VNN2-like isoform X2 has protein sequence MSWKKPSRKLPSRYSGAHIIVTPEDGIYGWRFTREAIYPYLEDIPDPAVNWIPCTDPTRFAPTPVQERLSCMARNNSIYVVANIGDKKLCNSSDPGCPSDGRYQYNTDVVFDPEGKLLARYHKYNLFRRETQFNYPKEPEAITFETSFGKFGIFTCFDILFHEPAVVLVSELQVDTVLFPTAWMNVLPFLTAVEFHSAWAMGMGVNLLSANTHNISLAMTGSGLFTPEGPAAYHYDSGTEEGRLLLAELSARPRLSPTYPPAVNWSLYATSIKKFPEEKDTFSGAVRRDIFTFSELRRKAGNYTVCQGVLCCHLVYRMLNKSKDEVYVLGAFDGLHGSLIKYHWQICTLLKCKSTDLSTCGQPVETAQTKFEMFSLSGTFDTNYVFPEVLYSGVQLAPGEFKVLRDGRLKSKHGTSQPLVTATLFGRLYEKDLPHPLRTSPYNVTP, from the exons ATGTCTTGGAAGAAGCCATCAAGGAAGCTGCCCAGCAGGTACTCG GGTGCCCACATCATTGTGACTCCTGAAGACGGCATTTATGGCTGGCGTTTCACAAGAGAAGCCATCTACCCCTACCTGGAGGATATCCCTGATCCGGCAGTGAACTGGATTCCCTGCACCGATCCCACAAG ATTTGCTCCAACACCAGTGCAGGAACGACTCAGCTGCATGGCCAGGAATAACTCCATCTATGTAGTTGCAAATATCGGGGACAAGAAGCTGTGTAACTCCAGTGATCCTGGCTGTCCCAGTGATGGTCGCTATCAGTACAACACTGATGTCGTCTTTGACCCAGAGGGGAAATTGTTGGCTCGTTATCACAAG TACAACCTGTTTAGAAGAGAAACTCAGTTTAATTACCCCAAAGAGCCAGAAGCCATCACTTTTGAGACCTCCTTTGGAAAGTTTGGCATTTTCACTTGCTTTGACATCCTTTTCCATGAGCCTGCCGTGGTCCTGGTGAGCGAGTTGCAGGTGGACACCGTGCTTTTCCCCACAGCTTGGATGAACGTCCTGCCATTTCTGACTGCAGTTGAGTTTCACTCTGCCTGGGCTATGGGCATGGGTGTCAATTTACTTTCAGCAAATACTCACAACATCAGCTTGGCAATGACAG GCAGTGGGCTGTTCACGCCGGAGGGACCTGCCGCTTACCATTATGACAGTGGGACTGAGGAGGGACGTCTCCTGCTAGCAGAGCTGAGTGCACGCCCCCGTCTTTCACCCACCTACCCCCCCGCTGTCAACTGGAGCTTGTATGCCACAAGCATCAAgaaatttccagaagaaaaagacacattttcGGGGGCTGTCCGGCGGGATATATTCACTTTCAGTGAACTCAGGCGCAAAGCTGGAAATTACACCGTTTGCCAAGGAGTCCTCTGCTGTCATTTGGTCTATCGGATGTTAAACAAGAGCAAAGATGAAGTTTATGTCCTGGGTGCATTTGATGGACTTCATGGTTCTCTCATAAAATACCATTGGCAG ATTTGCACGCTGCTCAAGTGCAAGAGCACAGATCTGAGCACATGTGGGCAGCCGGTGGAGACGGCTCAGACCAAGTTTGAGATGTTCTCCCTCAGTGGCACATTTGACACCAACTATGTCTTTCCAGAAGTCTTGTACAGTGGGGTGCAGCTGGCCCCTGGGGAGTTCAAG GTGCTACGTGATGGACGTTTGAAAAGTAAGCACGGCACATCGCAACCACTCGTAACAGCAACGCTTTTTGGAAGGCTTTATGAAAAGGACCTGCCACATCCTCTGCGAACCTCCCCATATAACGTAACTCCTTAG